The region TTTCAGCGGTCCCGCAAGGTTCGTTGAGTCCATTTGAACCAGATGAATCCGCTGCCCAGGCCTAGTAGCCCCGGGATAGTCAGGTAGTCCGAAATCGCGAGAAACGTGCTGCTCAGGGGATCTGCTGGCAAGCAGTCTTCGCCGCATTTCAATGCGATGCCCAACAATTCGAGCCATATCCCGAAATAGAAGAAAATTCCCGCGACGGCCAATATCAGAAGTGTGGCAAGCAACTTCCTCTCTCGTCGGCAGTAGTAAGCTTTCAATCCTATCCAGAAGAGCAGAAAGAGGGCTGGAACCAGCAAGACCCAAAATGCACTGTAGCCGAACGACCAGCGTTCTTGGTTGCTGTCTATGGGGCACTTTGAGCAGCCATCGAGTGCAACGGCTGAGATTAAGAGAGCCACGAGGTTCAACAGCACAAGCAAGAAGTAGGGGAGTGCGCGCGCTGCAAGACGCAGGAGAGACATGACGTAATGCCTTAATCGCTGAAATAGTCCAAGACACTTCATTTGCAGCCAAAGGTGTTGCCATCATGTCTGTTCAGCTCTCCGTGGCAGATCAGATGCAATGGTTTCCAGCGCGCTCAGGATAGCCTTAAGATGCATGCGAAGGCGGGCGGCCTTTTCCTCGTCATAGGCAAAGGGCGTGTCTTCGCTGGCAAGATGGGTCTTTTGCGCCAGTTCCATCTGGATGGCGTGGAAGCCTTCGCTCGGGCGGCCATAGTGGCGCGTCGTCCAGCCGCCCTTGAAGCGGCCGTTCAGAACGGATGAGTAGCCTTCGGCAGCGGCCGTGCGGGCCACGACGGCGGCCTCGATCTCCGGGTCGCAGGTGGTGCCGTTATTGGTGCCGGTGTTGAAGTCCGGCAATGTGCCGTCAAATAGGAACGGCACGACGGACCGGATGGAATGGCAGTCGTAGAGGATGGCGATACCATGCTTCGCCTTCACCCGTTCCAGCTCGGCTTGAAGGGCCTCATGGTAGGGCGCGTGCCAGGTGCGACGGCGGGTTTCGATCTCGTCCGCGTCCGGTTCCGTGCCTGCATGATAGATGGGGCGGCCGTCGAAATCGGTTGTCGGGCAGAGCGTCGTCGTGTTCTGGCCCGGATAGAGGCTGACGCCTTGCGGATCCCGGTTGGCATCGATCACGTAGCGGTGGAAATTGGCCTTCACCATACTCGCGCCGGCAAGGAGGCCGGAATAGAGCCGGTCCACATGCCAGTCCGTATCGGCAAGTTTCCGGCCCGTCTCGTTGAGGCGCGCCCAGATGTCGTCCGGCACGAACGTGCCTGCATGGGGAACGCCAAGGACGATGGGTCTATCCCCGCGATAAACCTCAACCGGCTGCATGGCTGCCTCCAAGTCCGATCATGTAGTCTTCGGAAAGGATCGCGACCAGCGCCCGTGAGCGGATCAGGCCGGCGGCCGTGTCCAGGTCCGGCGCCATGTAGCGGTCCTTGTCGAGGGGCGGCACGGCTTCGCGGAGCCTGGCGATGACCGACTGGAGCGGTGTGCTGGTCTTCAGCGGGGCGCGGTGCTCGATGCCCTCGGCGCCGCACAGCAGTTCCACGCCGAGGATCTGCGCAAGATTGGCGATCATGCGGCCGAGGCGGCGCGCGCCGTGGGCGGCCATGGAGACATGGTCTTCCTGGTTGGCGCTGGTCGGCGTCGAGTCGGTCGAGCAGGGATTGGCCAGATGCTTGTTCTCGCTCATCAGCGCTGCCGTGGTGACTTCCGCGATCATCATGCCTGAATTGAGGCCTGGGTCCCTGGCGAGGAACGGCGGCAGGTCGAAGGACAGGGTCGGGTCGACCATCAGCGCCACCCGGCGCTGCGAGATCGCGCCGAGCTCGGCGATTGCCAGGGCGATCTGGTCGGCGGCGAAGGCGACGGGTTCGGCGTGGAAATTGCCGCCGGAGACGATCCGGTCCGCATCGATCAGCACCAGCGGATTGTCGGTCGCAGCGTTTGCCTCGATTTCCAGCGTCCTGGCCGCCATGCGCAACAGGTCGACACAGGCGCCGGCGACCTGCGGCTGGCAGCGGATGCAATAGGGATCCTGGACCCGGACGTCTCCCTCGCGGTGGCTCTCGCGGATTTCCGAGCCCTCCATGATCGTGCGCATGGCGCGGGCGACCTCGATCTGGCCGAGATGGCCGCGCAACTCGTGGATCTCCGGCAGGAGCGGGGCGGTGGAGCCCATGATGGCGTCGGTGGAAAGGCTTGCGGTCACCAGCGTTGCCTCGGCAAGCCGCCATGCATCGAAGAGGGCGGTCAGCGCGCAGGCGGTGGAGAACTGCGTGCCGTTGATGAGGCCGAGACCTTCCTTCGGTCCGAGGACGACCGGCGTCAGGCCGGCCTTGGCAAGGGCCTCGCCGCCCGGCATGCGCACTCCGCCGAACTCGGCTTCGCCTTCGCCGATCAGCACGGCGGTCATGTGCGCGAGCGGGGCAAGGTCGCCGGATGCGCCGACGGAGCCCTGGGCGGGAATGACGGGGGTAACGCCCTTTTCAAGGCAGTCCTCGATCAGCTTCATGACTTTGAGACGCACACCCGACGCACCGCGGCCGAGGGAGAGCAGTTTCAGGGCCATCATCAGCCGTGTGGTGGTCCGGTCGAGGGCCTCGCCGACACCGCAGCAATGGGACAGGATCAGGTTGCGCTGCAGGGTTTCGGTGTCCTCCGGTGCGATCTTGACGCTGGCGAGCTTGCCGAAACCGGTGTTGACGCCGTAGACCGCCACGCTGCCCCGGGCTGCCTCGG is a window of Roseibium salinum DNA encoding:
- the hutG gene encoding N-formylglutamate deformylase, coding for MQPVEVYRGDRPIVLGVPHAGTFVPDDIWARLNETGRKLADTDWHVDRLYSGLLAGASMVKANFHRYVIDANRDPQGVSLYPGQNTTTLCPTTDFDGRPIYHAGTEPDADEIETRRRTWHAPYHEALQAELERVKAKHGIAILYDCHSIRSVVPFLFDGTLPDFNTGTNNGTTCDPEIEAAVVARTAAAEGYSSVLNGRFKGGWTTRHYGRPSEGFHAIQMELAQKTHLASEDTPFAYDEEKAARLRMHLKAILSALETIASDLPRRAEQT
- the hutH gene encoding histidine ammonia-lyase, which produces MSTLILTPGTANLADLERIYREELPVRIDRSAEAAINLAAERVAEAARGSVAVYGVNTGFGKLASVKIAPEDTETLQRNLILSHCCGVGEALDRTTTRLMMALKLLSLGRGASGVRLKVMKLIEDCLEKGVTPVIPAQGSVGASGDLAPLAHMTAVLIGEGEAEFGGVRMPGGEALAKAGLTPVVLGPKEGLGLINGTQFSTACALTALFDAWRLAEATLVTASLSTDAIMGSTAPLLPEIHELRGHLGQIEVARAMRTIMEGSEIRESHREGDVRVQDPYCIRCQPQVAGACVDLLRMAARTLEIEANAATDNPLVLIDADRIVSGGNFHAEPVAFAADQIALAIAELGAISQRRVALMVDPTLSFDLPPFLARDPGLNSGMMIAEVTTAALMSENKHLANPCSTDSTPTSANQEDHVSMAAHGARRLGRMIANLAQILGVELLCGAEGIEHRAPLKTSTPLQSVIARLREAVPPLDKDRYMAPDLDTAAGLIRSRALVAILSEDYMIGLGGSHAAG